One window of the Conexibacter sp. SYSU D00693 genome contains the following:
- a CDS encoding acyl-CoA dehydrogenase family protein yields MDLTFSETETAFRDELRAWLAANDPGAEPQGDEDEQYAWRRDWQRRLHEGGWAGVHWPTEYGGRGATLTQTAIFFEELGRARAPLPANVLGLLLGGPTLMVWGTDEQKDRHLAPILSAEEIWCQGFSEPDAGSDLAALKTRAVKDGDSWVVTGQKVWTSGAQYAKWCMLVARTDTEAAKHKGLTYFLMDMEQDAVQVRPLRQITGEAEFNELFIEEARIPDANVVGGVGNGWKVALTTLMNERAGLAFFLQVRLRQLLDDLLAEAGRRGALEDAVVADRLAALHIRCETLRLMAWKGLSAIERYGQPGPEGSLTKWLWSETNQQLVALAADVLGADAHTAGSPWAYELLRARGNSIEGGTTEILKNIVAERVLGLPRLQTAA; encoded by the coding sequence GTGGACCTGACCTTCTCCGAGACCGAGACGGCGTTCCGCGACGAACTTCGCGCGTGGCTCGCTGCCAACGACCCCGGCGCCGAGCCGCAGGGCGACGAGGACGAGCAGTACGCGTGGCGGCGCGACTGGCAGCGCCGGCTGCACGAGGGTGGCTGGGCCGGGGTGCACTGGCCGACGGAGTACGGCGGCCGGGGCGCGACGCTCACCCAGACGGCGATCTTCTTCGAGGAGCTCGGCCGGGCGCGCGCGCCGCTGCCCGCCAACGTCCTGGGCCTGCTGCTCGGCGGGCCGACGCTCATGGTCTGGGGGACCGACGAGCAGAAGGACCGCCACCTCGCGCCGATCCTCAGCGCGGAGGAGATCTGGTGCCAGGGCTTCAGCGAGCCCGACGCCGGCTCGGACCTCGCGGCGCTGAAGACCCGCGCGGTCAAGGACGGCGACAGCTGGGTGGTCACGGGCCAGAAGGTGTGGACCTCGGGCGCCCAGTACGCGAAGTGGTGCATGCTCGTGGCGCGCACCGACACGGAGGCCGCCAAGCACAAGGGCCTCACGTACTTCCTGATGGACATGGAGCAGGACGCGGTCCAGGTCCGGCCCCTGCGCCAGATCACCGGGGAGGCGGAGTTCAACGAGCTCTTCATCGAGGAGGCGCGGATCCCCGACGCCAACGTCGTCGGCGGCGTGGGCAACGGCTGGAAGGTCGCGCTCACCACGCTGATGAACGAGCGCGCCGGCCTCGCGTTCTTCCTCCAGGTCCGCCTGCGCCAGCTGCTGGACGACCTCCTCGCGGAGGCCGGGCGCCGCGGCGCGCTCGAGGACGCGGTCGTGGCCGACCGGCTCGCCGCCCTGCACATCCGCTGCGAGACGCTGCGGCTCATGGCGTGGAAGGGCCTGAGCGCGATCGAGCGCTACGGCCAGCCCGGGCCCGAGGGGTCGCTGACCAAGTGGCTGTGGTCGGAGACCAACCAGCAGCTCGTCGCCCTCGCCGCCGACGTCCTCGGCGCCGACGCCCACACCGCCGGGTCCCCCTGGGCCTACGAGCTGCTGCGCGCCCGCGGCAACTCGATCGAGGGCGGCACCACGGAGATCCTCAAGAACATCGTCGCCGAGCGCGTGCTCGGCCTGCCGCGGCTGCAAACCGCCGCCTAG
- a CDS encoding heavy-metal-associated domain-containing protein, whose translation MTERTYTVQGMTCEHCVASVSEEVGDVAGVSTVDVDLPSGKVLVRGEGFADDAVRAAVDEAGYEVVG comes from the coding sequence ATGACCGAGCGCACCTACACCGTCCAGGGCATGACCTGCGAGCACTGCGTCGCTTCCGTGAGCGAGGAGGTCGGGGACGTCGCGGGGGTCTCCACGGTCGACGTCGACCTGCCCTCCGGCAAGGTCCTGGTGCGCGGAGAGGGCTTCGCCGACGACGCGGTGCGCGCAGCCGTCGACGAGGCAGGCTACGAGGTCGTCGGATGA
- a CDS encoding acyl-CoA dehydrogenase family protein, whose amino-acid sequence MRRTIFEPEHDDYREAVRRFIAEEVTPHHERWEQEGCVPRELFAKAAEKGMLAMGVPEEHGGVGVDDFRFNQVIIEEVAYAGVAGSGLGITLHNDVCLPYFLEYCNDEQRERWFGGIADGSLITAIAMTEPGIGSDLASMTTSAKAQDGGYVVNGAKTFITNGINADLIVTAVKTDPSQRHAGMSLVVIERGMEGFERGRNLDKVGMHAQDTAELFFNDVHVPLENRLGDEGQGFRYLVNNLAQERLSIALAGVASAQAALDWTLEYVKERTAFGKPIGSFQASRFALAEMKTEIELATVFCDQCTMALNKGELSAEDAAMAKWWCTELQGRVVDRCVQLHGGYGYMLEYPIARAFQDARITRIYGGTTEIMKEIVGRSLGV is encoded by the coding sequence ATGCGCCGCACGATCTTCGAGCCCGAGCACGACGACTACCGGGAGGCGGTGCGCCGCTTCATCGCGGAGGAGGTCACCCCGCACCACGAGCGCTGGGAGCAGGAGGGCTGCGTCCCGCGTGAGCTCTTCGCCAAGGCGGCCGAGAAGGGGATGCTCGCGATGGGCGTCCCGGAGGAGCACGGCGGCGTCGGCGTCGACGACTTCCGCTTCAACCAGGTGATCATCGAGGAGGTCGCCTACGCGGGCGTGGCGGGCTCCGGCCTCGGCATCACGCTGCACAACGACGTGTGCCTGCCGTACTTCCTCGAGTACTGCAACGACGAGCAGCGCGAGCGCTGGTTCGGCGGCATCGCCGACGGCTCGCTCATCACCGCGATCGCGATGACCGAGCCGGGCATCGGCTCGGACCTCGCGTCGATGACGACCTCGGCCAAGGCGCAGGACGGGGGCTACGTCGTCAACGGTGCCAAGACGTTCATCACCAACGGCATCAACGCCGACCTCATCGTCACCGCGGTCAAGACCGACCCGAGCCAGCGCCACGCCGGCATGTCGCTCGTGGTCATCGAGCGCGGCATGGAGGGCTTCGAGCGCGGGCGCAACCTCGACAAGGTCGGCATGCACGCCCAGGACACCGCCGAGCTCTTCTTCAACGACGTCCATGTCCCGCTGGAGAACCGGCTGGGCGACGAGGGCCAGGGCTTCCGCTACCTGGTCAACAACCTCGCCCAGGAGCGCCTGTCGATCGCCCTCGCGGGCGTGGCGAGCGCGCAGGCGGCGCTGGACTGGACGCTCGAGTACGTCAAGGAGCGCACCGCGTTCGGCAAGCCCATCGGCTCCTTCCAGGCCTCGCGCTTCGCGCTGGCCGAGATGAAGACGGAGATCGAGCTCGCGACCGTCTTCTGCGACCAGTGCACGATGGCGCTCAACAAGGGCGAGCTGTCGGCCGAGGACGCCGCGATGGCGAAGTGGTGGTGCACCGAGCTGCAGGGCCGCGTCGTCGACCGCTGCGTGCAGCTGCACGGCGGCTACGGCTACATGCTCGAGTACCCGATCGCCCGCGCCTTCCAGGACGCCCGGATCACCCGCATCTACGGCGGGACCACAGAGATCATGAAGGAGATCGTGGGGCGCTCACTAGGCGTGTGA
- a CDS encoding metal-sensitive transcriptional regulator, with amino-acid sequence MCSMAETTTRGYTATKDQLGKRLRRIEGQVRGVQQMVEDDRYCIDVITQISAIQAALDKVALGLLDDHVGHCMAHADGEDRAVKQQELMAAVGRLMR; translated from the coding sequence CTGTGCTCCATGGCCGAGACGACCACGCGGGGCTACACGGCGACGAAGGACCAGCTGGGCAAGCGCCTGCGACGCATCGAGGGCCAGGTCCGCGGCGTCCAGCAGATGGTCGAGGACGACCGCTACTGCATCGACGTCATCACGCAGATCAGCGCCATCCAGGCCGCCCTGGACAAGGTCGCCCTCGGCCTCCTCGACGACCACGTCGGCCACTGCATGGCCCACGCCGACGGCGAGGACCGCGCCGTCAAGCAGCAGGAGCTCATGGCCGCCGTCGGGCGGCTGATGCGCTGA
- a CDS encoding glutathione S-transferase family protein translates to MSKAAAAFPRESDDEGRFVRQESAFRDQVWDRPAPGRYHLYVCKACPWAHRTMIVRELKGLGDVLAMTTVDPIRDERGWRFSEDAPDPLHGWSLLSEAYTATDPSFDARVTVPVLWDTEEGRVVNNESAEVLRMLNAWSDEGPDLLPDDLREEVEEVEDRVYDRVNNGVYKCGFASTQEAYEEAFDPLFAELDALDARLADSRYLVGGRLTEADVRLYTTLVRFDAVYFGHFKCNARRITDFPNLGPYLRDLFQHPGFGSTTDFDHIKRHYYVTHTSINPTQIVPKGPVLDLDAPHDRDRLGPRTV, encoded by the coding sequence ATGAGCAAGGCCGCAGCGGCGTTTCCCAGGGAGTCGGACGACGAGGGGCGGTTCGTCCGCCAGGAGAGCGCGTTCCGCGACCAGGTGTGGGACCGCCCCGCGCCCGGTCGCTACCACCTCTACGTGTGCAAGGCGTGCCCGTGGGCGCACCGGACGATGATCGTCCGCGAGCTCAAGGGGCTGGGCGACGTGCTGGCGATGACGACGGTCGACCCGATCCGCGACGAGCGCGGCTGGCGCTTCAGCGAGGACGCGCCCGACCCGCTGCACGGCTGGTCGTTGCTCTCGGAGGCCTACACGGCGACGGACCCGTCGTTCGACGCGCGGGTGACCGTGCCGGTGCTGTGGGACACCGAGGAGGGCCGGGTCGTCAACAACGAGAGCGCCGAGGTCCTGCGGATGCTCAACGCGTGGAGCGACGAGGGACCCGACCTCCTCCCCGACGACCTGCGCGAGGAGGTCGAGGAGGTCGAGGACCGCGTCTACGACCGGGTCAACAACGGCGTGTACAAGTGCGGCTTCGCGTCGACGCAGGAGGCCTACGAGGAGGCGTTCGACCCGCTGTTCGCCGAGCTCGACGCGCTCGACGCGCGGCTCGCCGACTCGCGCTACCTCGTCGGCGGCCGGCTCACCGAGGCCGACGTGCGGCTGTACACGACGCTCGTGCGCTTCGACGCCGTGTACTTCGGCCACTTCAAGTGCAACGCGCGGCGGATCACCGACTTCCCGAACCTCGGCCCGTACCTGCGCGACCTCTTCCAGCACCCCGGCTTCGGGTCGACGACGGACTTCGACCACATCAAGCGCCATTACTACGTGACGCACACGTCGATCAACCCGACGCAGATCGTCCCGAAGGGCCCGGTGCTCGACCTCGACGCGCCCCACGACCGGGACCGGCTGGGCCCCCGGACGGTGTAG
- a CDS encoding cation-translocating P-type ATPase, with product MSTLELPITGMTCASCANRIERKLNKLEGVEATVNYATEKAAVTFDDARVSPDDLLASVRAAGYDATLPSQAGDAAGREVAADDGTRALRDRLVVAAALSVPLLLVSMVPALQFRGWQWVAWNLATPVVLWAAWPFHRAALQNLRHATATMDTLVSLGTLAAYTWSVVALLFGDAGELGMEMGFDLWPEREAALDHVWFEVAAVVTTFLLAGRFFEARAKRRAGAALEALLELGAKDVAVLDDAGVERRVPVDQLAAGMRFVVRPGEKVATDGVVEEGASAVDQSLLTGESVPVEKGLGDPVVGATINVGGRLVVRATQVGADTALAQIARLVTDAQTGKAPVQRLADRVSGVFVPVVLVLAVATLGFWLGAGEGATYAVTAAVAVLVIACPCALGLATPTALLVGTGRGAQLGLLIKGPEVLEATRQVDTVVLDKTGTVTTGRMALVDVVPAGGTDPDELLRLAGALEDASEHPVARAIAAAAQERAGVLPAPEGFLNREGLGVEGTVEGHGVLVGRPALLAQWSVTLPPALEDARTAAEAQGRTAVAVAWDGDARGVLTVADTPKAGAAEAVRRLRELGLRPVLLTGDNRATAEAVAAAVGIDEVVAEVLPADKAAKVRELQGAGRVVAMVGDGVNDAPALAQADLGLAIGTGTDVAIEASDLTLVSGDLRGAADAIRLARRTLKVIKANLVWAFGYNVALIPVAAAGLLNPLLAGAAMAASSLLVVTNSLRLRAFALERDASAGRAAVPG from the coding sequence ATGAGCACGCTCGAGCTGCCGATCACCGGGATGACCTGCGCCTCCTGCGCCAACCGCATCGAGCGCAAGCTCAACAAGCTCGAGGGCGTCGAGGCGACGGTGAACTACGCCACCGAGAAGGCGGCGGTGACGTTCGACGACGCGCGGGTCTCCCCCGACGACCTGCTCGCGAGCGTCCGTGCCGCGGGCTACGACGCGACGCTGCCCTCCCAGGCCGGCGACGCCGCGGGCCGCGAGGTCGCCGCCGACGACGGCACCCGTGCCCTGCGCGACCGCCTCGTCGTCGCCGCCGCGCTCTCGGTCCCCCTCCTGCTGGTCTCGATGGTCCCGGCGCTGCAGTTCCGCGGCTGGCAGTGGGTCGCGTGGAACCTCGCGACGCCCGTGGTCCTGTGGGCCGCCTGGCCGTTCCACCGCGCCGCGCTGCAGAACCTCCGCCACGCCACGGCGACGATGGACACGCTCGTCAGCCTCGGCACGCTGGCCGCCTACACGTGGTCGGTCGTCGCGCTGCTCTTCGGCGACGCCGGCGAGCTCGGCATGGAGATGGGCTTCGACCTGTGGCCCGAGCGCGAGGCCGCGCTCGACCACGTCTGGTTCGAGGTCGCCGCCGTCGTGACGACGTTCCTGCTGGCCGGGCGCTTCTTCGAGGCGCGCGCCAAGCGCCGCGCCGGCGCGGCGCTCGAGGCGCTGCTCGAGCTCGGCGCCAAGGACGTCGCCGTCCTCGACGACGCCGGCGTGGAGCGTCGCGTCCCGGTCGACCAGCTCGCCGCGGGGATGCGCTTCGTCGTGCGCCCCGGCGAGAAGGTGGCGACCGACGGCGTCGTCGAGGAGGGCGCGTCGGCCGTGGACCAGTCGCTGCTCACCGGCGAGTCGGTCCCCGTCGAGAAGGGCCTCGGCGACCCGGTCGTCGGCGCGACGATCAACGTCGGCGGCCGCCTCGTCGTCCGCGCGACGCAGGTCGGCGCCGACACCGCGCTCGCCCAGATCGCCCGCCTGGTCACCGACGCGCAGACCGGCAAGGCGCCGGTCCAGCGCCTGGCCGACCGCGTCTCGGGCGTCTTCGTGCCCGTCGTGCTCGTCCTCGCCGTCGCGACGCTCGGCTTCTGGCTCGGTGCCGGCGAGGGCGCGACGTACGCGGTCACCGCCGCGGTCGCCGTGCTCGTCATCGCCTGCCCGTGCGCGCTGGGCCTCGCCACGCCCACCGCGCTGCTCGTCGGCACCGGGCGCGGCGCACAGCTCGGGCTGCTCATCAAGGGCCCGGAGGTCCTCGAGGCCACGCGCCAGGTCGACACCGTCGTGCTCGACAAGACCGGCACCGTGACGACCGGTCGCATGGCGCTCGTCGACGTCGTCCCCGCCGGCGGGACCGACCCGGACGAGCTCCTGCGCCTGGCCGGCGCGCTGGAGGACGCCTCGGAGCACCCGGTCGCCCGGGCGATCGCGGCGGCCGCCCAGGAGCGCGCCGGCGTCCTGCCGGCGCCCGAGGGCTTCCTCAACCGCGAGGGCCTCGGCGTCGAGGGGACGGTCGAGGGCCACGGCGTGCTCGTCGGCCGCCCCGCGCTCCTCGCGCAGTGGAGCGTGACGTTGCCGCCGGCGCTCGAGGACGCCCGCACCGCCGCCGAGGCGCAGGGCCGCACCGCCGTCGCCGTCGCCTGGGACGGGGACGCCCGCGGCGTGCTGACCGTCGCCGACACGCCGAAGGCGGGCGCCGCCGAGGCCGTCCGGCGGCTGCGCGAGCTCGGCCTGCGCCCGGTCCTGCTCACGGGCGACAACCGCGCGACGGCCGAGGCCGTCGCCGCCGCCGTCGGCATCGACGAGGTCGTCGCCGAGGTGCTGCCCGCCGACAAGGCGGCGAAGGTCCGCGAGCTCCAGGGCGCCGGGCGCGTCGTGGCGATGGTGGGCGACGGCGTGAACGACGCGCCGGCGCTCGCGCAGGCCGACCTCGGCCTGGCCATCGGGACGGGCACGGACGTCGCCATCGAGGCCTCCGACCTCACCCTCGTCTCCGGCGACCTGCGCGGCGCCGCCGACGCGATCCGCCTCGCACGCCGCACCCTGAAGGTCATCAAGGCCAACCTCGTGTGGGCGTTCGGCTACAACGTCGCGCTCATCCCCGTGGCCGCGGCGGGACTGCTCAACCCCCTGCTCGCCGGCGCCGCGATGGCCGCCAGCTCGCTGCTCGTCGTGACGAACTCGCTGCGCCTGCGGGCCTTCGCGCTCGAGCGCGACGCGTCGGCGGGTCGCGCGGCGGTGCCCGGGTAG
- a CDS encoding acyl-CoA dehydrogenase family protein — protein sequence MDFDLTDDQREIQRTARDLLAGRATPEAVRRHAEARSYDDGLWRELCELGWPGIAVAEEHGGQGLGLVELCVLAEELGRVTAPVPFLGSVTAALLIQAGGSEDLKRRWLPGLASGELRGAAGRPGALVPDADGADVLVLVDRGGVRVLAKEDCDVRPVDAIDPTRRHAVLATRPPRGHRIGIGGVFAGQVVVAAELVGVADRALAMTLDYVKDRKQFGTPVGAFQAVQHKVAQMLLDTERARTTTAFAAWAADAGDERLPEAAAMAASSAADGALAVCDSAVQAHGGIGFTWEADVHWLLKRAHLDSALLEGGKAHRAALARLLTRRQTAVAA from the coding sequence ATGGACTTCGACCTCACCGACGACCAGCGCGAGATCCAGCGCACGGCGCGCGACCTGCTCGCGGGCCGCGCGACGCCCGAGGCGGTGCGCCGCCACGCCGAGGCGCGCAGCTACGACGACGGCCTCTGGCGGGAGCTGTGCGAGCTGGGCTGGCCCGGCATCGCCGTCGCCGAGGAGCACGGCGGGCAGGGCCTCGGCCTGGTGGAGCTCTGCGTCCTGGCCGAGGAGCTCGGACGCGTCACCGCACCGGTGCCGTTCCTGGGCAGCGTCACCGCGGCGCTGCTCATCCAGGCCGGGGGCAGCGAGGACCTCAAGCGCCGCTGGCTGCCGGGACTCGCCTCCGGCGAGCTGCGGGGCGCCGCGGGCCGTCCCGGGGCGCTGGTCCCGGACGCCGACGGCGCCGACGTCCTGGTGCTCGTCGACCGCGGCGGCGTGCGGGTGCTCGCCAAGGAGGACTGCGACGTGCGGCCGGTCGACGCGATCGACCCGACGCGCCGCCACGCCGTCCTCGCGACCCGGCCGCCGCGCGGCCATCGCATCGGCATCGGCGGCGTGTTCGCCGGCCAGGTGGTGGTCGCCGCCGAGCTCGTCGGCGTGGCCGACCGCGCGCTGGCGATGACGCTCGACTACGTCAAGGACCGCAAGCAGTTCGGGACGCCGGTCGGCGCGTTCCAGGCCGTCCAGCACAAGGTCGCGCAGATGCTGCTGGACACCGAGCGCGCGCGGACGACGACGGCCTTCGCCGCGTGGGCGGCCGACGCCGGCGACGAGCGGCTGCCCGAGGCCGCGGCGATGGCCGCGAGCTCGGCCGCCGACGGCGCGCTCGCCGTGTGCGACAGCGCGGTCCAGGCCCACGGCGGCATCGGCTTCACCTGGGAGGCCGACGTGCACTGGCTGCTCAAGCGCGCGCACCTCGACAGCGCGCTGCTCGAGGGCGGCAAGGCCCACCGGGCGGCGCTGGCACGCCTGTTGACACGACGTCAGACCGCGGTGGCCGCGTAG
- a CDS encoding HAMP domain-containing sensor histidine kinase, producing the protein MRRLRGASLVDRVALGAALTVAVALVLAGAAVLVASGRADRRALDRELRAVTESLREPAREALGLSSDGLATGAVVGLRAQGAPPPLLDPGEGRFARAIGPEGTAVVAGAGIPEGFPDPDRTGLRTVEAAGERWRSHVLRLGTGGTRLEVATPLTPLEARGDRLLRIVGGTFLAALAAVGLVVRFLSGVALRPLQRLREAAARVRQTGDLGVRVGGAGGPEEVTALGAELDGMLGRLEETTAAREAALASARRFAADAGHELRTPLASLAANVALARDERSPAPERAAALEAAGAEADRLGRLVDGLQALARGEAGPPGSGAVDLGDVADVAVAAVRRRHPDLAVELDAPATGPVVPHGDADGLRRVLDNLLENAAVHGATRVAVGVDARGVVVDDDGPGVATEERERVLGRFERGAGATGAGTGLGLAIVAAEAERHGGTVALEDAPLGGLRVRVGLPAQAA; encoded by the coding sequence GTGAGGCGCCTGCGCGGAGCCTCGCTGGTCGACCGCGTCGCGCTCGGTGCGGCGCTGACCGTCGCCGTCGCGCTCGTGCTGGCGGGCGCGGCGGTGCTCGTCGCCAGCGGCCGGGCCGACCGCCGGGCGCTGGACCGCGAGCTGCGCGCCGTCACCGAGAGCCTGCGCGAGCCGGCGCGCGAGGCGCTGGGGCTCTCGAGCGACGGCCTCGCGACCGGCGCCGTCGTCGGCCTGCGCGCGCAGGGGGCGCCGCCGCCGCTGCTGGACCCCGGCGAGGGCCGCTTCGCCCGCGCGATCGGCCCCGAGGGCACCGCGGTCGTCGCGGGCGCCGGGATCCCCGAGGGCTTCCCGGACCCGGACCGCACCGGCCTGCGCACCGTCGAGGCGGCGGGCGAGCGCTGGCGCTCGCACGTCCTGCGCCTCGGCACCGGCGGGACGCGGCTCGAGGTCGCCACGCCGCTCACCCCGCTGGAGGCGCGCGGCGACCGCCTGCTGCGCATCGTCGGCGGCACGTTCCTCGCCGCGCTCGCGGCGGTCGGCCTCGTCGTGCGCTTCCTCTCCGGCGTGGCGCTGCGCCCGCTGCAGCGCCTGCGCGAGGCGGCGGCGCGCGTGCGCCAGACCGGGGACCTCGGCGTGCGCGTCGGCGGCGCCGGCGGGCCCGAGGAGGTCACCGCGCTGGGCGCCGAGCTCGACGGCATGCTCGGCCGCCTCGAGGAGACGACGGCCGCGCGCGAGGCGGCGCTCGCCAGCGCGCGGCGCTTCGCCGCCGACGCCGGTCACGAGCTGCGCACCCCGCTCGCGAGCCTCGCGGCGAACGTCGCGCTCGCGCGGGACGAGCGCTCCCCCGCACCCGAGCGCGCCGCCGCGCTGGAGGCCGCGGGCGCGGAGGCCGACCGCCTCGGGCGGCTCGTCGACGGCCTCCAGGCCCTGGCGCGCGGCGAGGCCGGCCCGCCCGGCTCGGGCGCCGTCGACCTGGGGGACGTCGCCGACGTGGCGGTCGCCGCGGTCCGCCGGCGCCACCCGGACCTCGCCGTCGAGCTCGACGCCCCCGCGACGGGCCCCGTCGTCCCGCACGGCGACGCCGACGGCCTGCGCCGGGTCCTCGACAACCTCCTCGAGAACGCCGCGGTCCATGGCGCCACGCGCGTCGCCGTGGGCGTCGACGCCCGCGGCGTGGTCGTCGACGACGACGGTCCCGGCGTGGCGACCGAGGAGCGCGAGCGCGTCCTGGGCCGCTTCGAGCGCGGCGCCGGCGCCACCGGTGCGGGCACCGGCCTGGGCCTGGCGATCGTCGCCGCCGAGGCCGAGCGCCACGGCGGGACCGTCGCGCTCGAGGACGCGCCGCTCGGCGGGCTGCGCGTGCGCGTGGGCCTGCCGGCTCAGGCGGCGTGA
- a CDS encoding response regulator transcription factor — MVSAAPPQVLVVDDDAGIRAVLERGLGLEGFAVAAVADGTSALEAFAEGAPDAVVLDVGLPDINGRAVCARLRARGIATPILVLSARDQVDDRIAGLEAGADDYLVKPFVLEELAARLRALLRRGTGAAPATPAPEVVRAGELVVDLAAHVATWEGADLGLTRRELELLEALARNAGIVLERRRLLELVWGYDFETDTNVVDVFVSYVRRKLDRIGAPALIHTVRGVGFVLRVP, encoded by the coding sequence GTGGTGAGCGCCGCCCCGCCGCAGGTCCTCGTCGTCGACGACGACGCCGGCATCCGCGCCGTGCTGGAACGCGGCCTGGGCCTCGAGGGCTTCGCCGTCGCCGCGGTCGCCGACGGGACCTCGGCGCTCGAGGCCTTCGCCGAGGGCGCGCCGGACGCCGTCGTCCTGGACGTCGGCCTGCCCGACATCAACGGTCGGGCGGTCTGCGCCCGGCTGCGGGCGCGCGGCATCGCCACTCCGATCCTCGTCCTCTCGGCGCGCGACCAGGTCGACGACCGCATCGCCGGCCTCGAGGCGGGCGCCGACGACTACCTCGTCAAGCCCTTCGTCCTGGAGGAGCTGGCCGCGCGGCTGCGGGCGCTGCTGCGCCGGGGCACCGGCGCCGCGCCCGCGACCCCGGCGCCGGAGGTCGTGCGCGCCGGCGAGCTCGTCGTCGACCTCGCCGCCCACGTCGCGACCTGGGAGGGCGCCGACCTCGGTCTGACCCGGCGCGAGCTCGAGCTGCTCGAGGCGCTGGCGCGCAACGCCGGGATCGTGCTCGAGCGCCGGCGGCTGCTGGAGCTCGTCTGGGGCTACGACTTCGAGACGGACACGAACGTGGTCGACGTCTTCGTCTCCTACGTGCGGCGCAAGCTCGACCGCATCGGCGCGCCCGCGCTCATCCACACCGTCCGCGGCGTCGGCTTCGTCCTGCGCGTCCCGTGA
- a CDS encoding cupin domain-containing protein, protein MATTYELTPHESVTVLESGDDALVVEATYGPGKPPPPHLHPSQDEHFAVLEGELQVKVEGQERTLRPGDTLEVPRGTVHAMWSTSGARVRWETRPPGRTQEWYATLDALQRDGRVAGNGMPGPLHMAVLLEEFSDVFRVAAGPAPVVGAALKGLALAGRLRGHAA, encoded by the coding sequence ATGGCGACCACCTACGAGCTCACGCCGCACGAGTCCGTCACCGTGCTCGAGTCCGGCGACGACGCGCTAGTCGTCGAGGCGACCTACGGTCCGGGCAAGCCGCCGCCCCCGCACCTGCACCCGTCCCAGGACGAGCACTTCGCGGTGCTCGAGGGCGAGCTGCAGGTCAAGGTCGAGGGCCAGGAGCGCACGCTGCGCCCCGGCGACACGCTCGAGGTGCCGCGCGGCACGGTCCACGCCATGTGGAGCACCAGCGGCGCGCGCGTGCGCTGGGAGACGCGACCCCCCGGGCGCACGCAGGAGTGGTACGCGACGCTCGACGCGCTCCAGCGCGACGGCCGCGTCGCGGGCAACGGCATGCCGGGGCCGCTGCACATGGCCGTCCTGCTCGAGGAGTTCTCCGACGTCTTCCGGGTGGCCGCGGGGCCGGCGCCGGTGGTCGGCGCCGCGCTGAAGGGCCTGGCGTTGGCCGGGCGCCTGCGCGGTCACGCCGCCTGA